From the Leptotrichia sp. oral taxon 221 genome, one window contains:
- a CDS encoding autotransporter-associated N-terminal domain-containing protein → MNNNLIQAKKDLKAFVKRAKNVKYTESLLFSYLVTGLITFSIGINTSSSVLYERMNKELIMSAEQTRNVIKKKKKENEESIEDLNLELIELMEQGDQVVKSPWSSWQYGVNTFMSSSNGTYKGRGDKAEKYRYNGIYTRGNWAEAGVLSSRRYGVSSLSTLMDSRNYGLASLLHVQEPEVEIQIMANVRPKSVTKEEITINPQIDMPRPVVKPAINLNVTKPISAPNLKFPNVKPINIDIKDPIPPSAPKVIGAPNININLAAPTVTLNLGAPETPNISINVTPPEIKPLTINKPNEVKLPTINAPVISPIKFSIDPTGDAKYKNSSWKNWSNGDRNKIHNITELKNRDYITLSSDYISKATVDNTYTFNVVANNNRAFVLDEAADKQSFTSKATINLKGSQNVAIDIQGTHGSGKSGTMNGKLLEAINEGKIIGEKTTANTKNQVAFGFNNPDASDNKTLTKMINRGEITLKSDESAAFQLKPEDPRNWNPNNWNAAPTRIDYKKEDPKRGKVAMQAINEKEINIEGNNSFGITTVYNEGLPINFFNNKSIYKNLNSEVELTDELNHTSNKARVRPGGEFGNTTVSGFTSGVYNESTGKINIKGENSIAIGLLHDIQEAKIDGEINIYSKKGVGVFTGVPVGLPTAATPDFVELKGKINIKENAENAVGAYVGETSVDLNDGKLNGSNGSVSRKYLRSGDIKSNTGSIITVEGKTNYGFVVNNNSNYSKFPGALDDMQQGTDKSKYGRGINEGRINVEGETSVGFALIKGGNSSNSGTISVKPSSIKSVGFYGEQDKFDNSGTIEVTTAKNTRNTAVALDGNSNKITFNNTGNIYINANKNSNTNLVGNTNTGVYAKGTYEFNHTGGEVIVGKNATGFYVKDSTGIVNIKAPVKLEESGTGVDSGTTIGFYSDGNANVNFGTGSELTIGKGAIGLYSEDSSRFADTFKINSGEKLDVSLGENSAFGFVSGNTTSPSLKKFLNNNPTNNKINITNFGKGATIFFASDSGNAILDGDYTITNGGNPSTSVLSANNNSTVGIKNGVKLITNTQVGLVATKGANTGDTPSTAKNEGILESSRTSGVGIYANESNGQNAGTGKIIMKESGSVGILGLEDSELTNASGGEITVKKASSAGIYAENSNVTNSGTITTEDEKSAGIFSKSSSASDKTVKNSGNIKITGSGKTKNAGIYGELVSTATGKLTLINETGGNIEVSTGESVGIFGKNGTSSKNNFVIDNEDKVTMKVDSSVGILAEKAKVTNESSGIVKIEGKKSVGIFGKEGSEIENNGNILATSTDPNSASVGILSDGGKATNKKKIEMSGGKSAGMMGINDAEIINDVSSAEIIMNKTGSAGIYTQNSNATNRGMINLKENESAGIYAQNTSAKDYILNNSGTINAEKEKSIGMYANVNKNTLVTPAVTPGITTMNNSGTIHLKDESSVGMYIKNELDDRTKAVINNNVSNGIIKIDKAESVGIMADTATVQNDGIIEVKDNKSAGIYAIDNSYVTNNADITTEGEKSAGIYISDSDVVNNANKTITVDKNKSAGIYGKFKNDKDHTITNSGIITLATSNSEKGSAGIYGELESGATKTLSIGNSTGSIINVGMKESVGIYAKNSSTNGKGNLIVDNSGTVITSKEKSVGIFGEKVTVANNKTIEVNGQESIGIFGELGSEIKNTSTNEGIKVTGESSTGMYATGLGTTGENTGKIVLSGERATGMGAADSAVITNEKEISGTVKNVIGMYGTDSGTQVKNRKDIKLLKENSTGIFAKDDAVAENESNGNIEIAEKNSVGMFGLASSTSKKINLTNTGTITLKGKESTGIFASNAESATGSGIYSGSVANSSIKNTGTITLDAEKTVGIYTPKSTISKVGNITMTKNANSSVAVYLTQEATADGTGAVINLNDKSQNQVAYYIKGKGTISNSIGNINGYGVGVYLDGTDNTGAPLLTATKLNAPTLDFVSGSTTQGKGIIGLVLKGNTDISSYTNGIKVGDTDGNFYAVGLYTDNQGTSTTPKAITTAITTGANGVGLIAENGSNLAYTGTMTIGDGKDAGTGIYVGNNGTSGTPNPSKVTVTGTTINLNGSNGVGAIVTTDSTVNIDGTTTINFEGDGVGVYGQKGAHVTNSAVLNTKGHSVERTRVTEGSSIIAANLTGAAAADSGNIISHVINGETVVNPGITVEAKSGTQNIIGLMADGIKNPSPTHTSWKGDVDYEAINDGKIDLSNATTSTAMYLDSSRGINKDEIAVGNKSTGIYGVYNDTTSIYSDAVAGTKNEGKIMTTAGSKIKIGDESSAIYAIDFDKVENNGSITGGDKSVGIFAKNTTGLSTAKNIDVTNTGNITLGKGSAGIYITPETRNNPNATVVNSGNITVGDSILNASGVATSTSVGIYATNKTNLTTTGNITVGNKGFALYGNDSNLTVNGGNYNFANSGSLAYLENGSVLDYNNTGTLTTSSEPMLYIIDSKANMNNNDIVVSANGTGVYMTGNSTFSGWNNMTLNSGSTGIYVENSKATIDGKNITGTANKAKGIVAINSDVTNKANMQFSDDDSIGIFSRNNSGSAKNIVNTGNIDITGERSIAAYLEGTSDQTFENSGTINVDKTTTSVRNDSTVGIYAQNGSKINIKNSGTINVGESSFGIYSLSENGNVETAGSSVINVADKAIGIYKKGGTANIGGIINVANHTATDPNSEPVGIYGSSGVTVTDTTTNFNVGDKSYGVILANPGIGKTNVYSNSASSNITLGKESTFIYTEGASNVTNNATMTSGTNDKIIAIYGKDGANIVNNGMIDLSNGIGNQGILVTGASNAVNRGVIKVGKTDNSDPNNIVYGIGMAAINGASISNDRDIYVSGHLSIGMYGDDRGTTLKNSGNIYLDPSSATATDKIQTMMGVFVNNGAKFVNTGNITTVGSYHGNNNVQGLVGVAVLNGSTLENYGKIDIDADSSYGVLIKGTAANKSIIKNYGEINISGLRSYGVRYDADSQGVSGNLPIGTDATPANVLPALNGGVGTITSTNGANDYYAPKDPSKTLAGVGIIQLPNGRLAIQRNGVVLNDSQVQTFNYAPQTTNFALSNFGVYVDTLGRTRPINVNGATNIGIDSDLLIGTEFSVLTNAKDVIIGKQILQPFLNQINAGIFNFTPYSASLTWMATPEVDPSTQQITRVLMTKIPYTAFVMRKSNEYNFTDGLEQRYDKNALDSKEKEVFNKLNTIGNSEEALLVQAYDEMMGHQYANVQQRIFETGNMLNKEFRYLRDEWDTKSKQSNKIKVFGMKGEYKTDTAGIIDYRNDAYGFAYLHEDETVKLGESSGWYAGAIRNKFDFSDIGKSKEEQNMIKAGVFKSMPLGYDNHNNEWNWTVAAEGFIGNAEMNRKFLVVDDIFEAKSDYYSYGVGLKNELRKNIRLSERTSLSPYGNLKLEYGRFNGIKEDSGQVRLEVKGNDYYSIKPEVGVEFKYKQPMAVRTTFTAKLGLAYENELGQVGDVNNQARVRYTTADWFNIRGEKDDRRGNGKVDLNLGIENTRFGVTVNAGYDTKGENVRGGIGFRAIY, encoded by the coding sequence ATGAATAATAATTTGATTCAAGCAAAGAAAGATTTAAAGGCTTTTGTTAAAAGAGCTAAGAATGTTAAATATACAGAATCGTTACTATTTTCTTATTTAGTAACGGGATTGATTACGTTTTCTATTGGGATAAATACGTCTTCGAGTGTACTGTATGAGCGTATGAATAAAGAGCTTATAATGTCAGCAGAGCAGACGCGGAATGTAATTAAGAAGAAGAAAAAAGAAAATGAAGAATCAATAGAAGATTTAAATTTAGAATTAATTGAATTGATGGAACAAGGAGATCAAGTTGTAAAATCGCCTTGGAGTTCTTGGCAATATGGTGTGAATACGTTTATGTCAAGTAGTAATGGGACTTACAAAGGAAGAGGAGATAAAGCTGAAAAATATCGTTATAATGGAATTTATACTCGTGGAAATTGGGCTGAAGCGGGAGTTTTATCTAGTAGAAGATACGGAGTTTCATCATTGAGTACACTAATGGATTCAAGAAATTATGGATTGGCTTCGTTATTACACGTGCAAGAACCTGAAGTGGAAATCCAAATCATGGCAAACGTACGTCCAAAATCAGTTACAAAAGAGGAAATTACTATCAATCCTCAAATTGATATGCCAAGACCAGTGGTAAAACCAGCGATTAATTTGAATGTGACTAAACCGATAAGTGCACCGAATTTAAAATTTCCAAATGTTAAACCAATTAATATTGATATAAAAGATCCAATACCACCAAGTGCACCAAAGGTAATTGGAGCACCGAATATAAATATTAATTTAGCAGCACCAACTGTTACATTAAATCTTGGAGCACCTGAAACACCAAATATAAGTATTAATGTAACGCCACCAGAAATCAAACCTTTGACAATTAATAAACCTAATGAGGTAAAATTACCAACAATAAATGCTCCTGTGATATCACCAATTAAGTTTTCTATTGATCCTACAGGAGATGCTAAATATAAAAACTCAAGTTGGAAAAATTGGTCTAATGGAGATAGAAATAAAATACATAATATTACTGAATTAAAAAATAGAGATTATATAACTTTAAGTTCAGATTATATTAGTAAAGCAACAGTAGATAATACATATACATTTAACGTTGTAGCAAATAATAATAGAGCGTTCGTTTTAGATGAGGCAGCTGATAAACAATCGTTTACAAGTAAAGCAACTATTAATCTTAAAGGAAGTCAAAATGTTGCAATTGATATTCAAGGTACTCATGGTTCAGGAAAAAGTGGAACAATGAATGGGAAGTTGCTGGAAGCTATTAATGAAGGTAAGATTATAGGTGAAAAAACAACTGCTAATACGAAAAATCAAGTTGCTTTTGGATTTAACAATCCAGATGCTTCAGACAATAAAACTTTGACTAAGATGATAAATAGAGGAGAAATCACATTAAAATCAGATGAAAGTGCAGCTTTTCAGTTAAAACCAGAAGATCCACGAAATTGGAACCCAAATAATTGGAATGCAGCTCCAACTAGAATTGATTATAAAAAAGAAGACCCTAAGCGTGGAAAAGTTGCTATGCAAGCTATTAATGAAAAAGAAATAAATATAGAAGGAAATAATAGTTTCGGTATAACAACAGTTTATAATGAAGGTCTTCCTATAAATTTTTTTAATAATAAAAGTATTTATAAAAATTTAAATTCAGAAGTAGAACTTACTGATGAATTGAATCATACGTCAAATAAAGCACGTGTAAGACCGGGAGGAGAATTTGGAAATACAACAGTTTCAGGTTTTACAAGTGGAGTTTATAATGAGAGTACAGGAAAAATTAATATAAAAGGTGAAAATAGTATTGCTATTGGGTTATTACATGATATCCAAGAAGCTAAAATTGATGGAGAAATAAATATCTATTCGAAAAAAGGAGTAGGAGTATTTACAGGAGTTCCAGTAGGATTACCTACTGCAGCAACACCTGATTTTGTTGAATTAAAAGGTAAAATTAACATAAAAGAAAATGCAGAAAATGCAGTAGGAGCTTATGTTGGAGAAACTTCAGTTGATTTAAATGATGGGAAATTAAATGGAAGTAACGGTTCAGTTAGTCGTAAATACTTAAGATCTGGAGATATAAAATCTAATACAGGATCAATTATCACAGTAGAAGGTAAAACAAATTATGGATTTGTAGTTAATAATAATTCAAATTACTCTAAATTTCCTGGAGCTTTAGATGATATGCAACAGGGAACAGATAAATCTAAATATGGTAGAGGTATAAATGAAGGAAGAATTAATGTCGAAGGAGAAACTTCAGTAGGTTTTGCATTGATAAAAGGTGGAAATTCTTCAAATAGTGGAACAATAAGTGTTAAACCTAGTTCAATAAAATCAGTAGGTTTTTATGGAGAACAAGATAAATTTGATAACTCAGGAACTATCGAAGTTACAACAGCCAAAAATACCCGTAATACTGCTGTAGCGTTAGATGGAAACAGTAATAAGATTACTTTCAACAATACTGGTAATATATACATTAATGCAAATAAAAATTCAAATACAAATTTAGTAGGTAATACAAATACAGGAGTTTATGCAAAAGGTACATATGAATTTAATCATACTGGCGGAGAAGTTATAGTTGGTAAAAATGCAACTGGATTTTATGTTAAGGATTCTACTGGAATAGTAAATATTAAAGCACCTGTTAAACTAGAAGAAAGTGGTACTGGAGTAGACAGTGGAACAACAATTGGATTTTATTCAGATGGTAATGCAAATGTTAATTTTGGAACAGGTTCAGAGTTAACAATTGGAAAAGGAGCTATAGGGCTTTATTCGGAAGATTCATCAAGATTTGCTGATACATTTAAAATAAACTCAGGTGAGAAATTGGATGTTTCTCTTGGTGAAAATTCAGCCTTTGGGTTTGTTAGTGGAAATACTACAAGTCCATCTTTAAAGAAATTTTTGAATAATAATCCAACAAACAATAAGATAAATATAACAAATTTTGGAAAAGGTGCAACAATATTTTTTGCAAGTGATTCTGGAAATGCAATTTTAGATGGAGATTATACTATTACCAATGGTGGAAATCCTTCAACTTCAGTTTTATCTGCCAATAATAATTCAACTGTAGGAATTAAAAATGGTGTGAAACTAATTACAAATACTCAAGTTGGACTTGTTGCGACAAAAGGAGCAAATACAGGAGATACACCTTCTACAGCTAAAAATGAAGGAATTTTAGAATCTTCAAGAACTTCTGGAGTAGGAATTTATGCTAATGAAAGTAATGGTCAAAATGCAGGTACTGGTAAAATAATAATGAAAGAATCTGGTTCTGTAGGTATTTTAGGATTGGAAGATTCTGAATTAACAAACGCTTCAGGTGGGGAAATTACAGTTAAAAAAGCTTCTTCTGCTGGAATATATGCAGAAAATAGTAATGTAACAAATAGTGGAACTATAACTACAGAAGATGAAAAATCAGCTGGAATATTTTCAAAATCTTCATCAGCTTCTGACAAAACTGTTAAAAATTCAGGTAATATTAAAATTACTGGTTCAGGAAAAACTAAAAATGCAGGAATTTATGGAGAATTAGTTAGTACGGCAACTGGTAAATTAACTTTAATAAATGAAACTGGTGGAAATATTGAAGTTTCAACGGGAGAATCAGTAGGAATATTTGGTAAGAATGGAACATCTAGTAAAAATAATTTTGTAATAGATAATGAAGATAAAGTTACAATGAAAGTTGATTCATCAGTAGGAATTCTGGCTGAAAAGGCAAAAGTAACAAATGAGTCATCAGGAATAGTTAAAATAGAAGGTAAAAAATCAGTAGGAATATTTGGTAAAGAAGGTTCTGAGATTGAGAATAATGGAAACATTTTGGCAACAAGTACGGATCCTAATTCGGCTTCAGTAGGAATATTGTCAGATGGTGGAAAAGCAACTAATAAAAAGAAAATAGAAATGTCAGGTGGAAAATCTGCTGGAATGATGGGAATAAATGATGCTGAAATAATAAATGATGTTTCTTCTGCAGAAATTATAATGAATAAAACAGGTTCAGCAGGAATTTATACACAAAATAGTAATGCTACAAATAGAGGTATGATTAACTTAAAAGAAAATGAATCAGCAGGAATTTATGCACAAAATACTTCGGCAAAAGATTATATACTTAATAATTCGGGGACTATTAATGCTGAAAAAGAAAAAAGTATTGGGATGTATGCAAATGTAAATAAAAATACATTAGTTACACCAGCTGTTACACCTGGAATAACTACAATGAATAATAGTGGGACTATTCATTTAAAAGATGAAAGTTCAGTAGGAATGTATATAAAAAATGAGTTAGATGATAGAACAAAAGCTGTAATAAATAATAATGTATCTAATGGTATAATCAAAATAGACAAAGCTGAATCAGTAGGGATAATGGCAGATACAGCAACTGTTCAAAATGATGGAATAATTGAAGTAAAGGATAATAAATCAGCAGGGATTTATGCAATTGATAATTCTTATGTTACTAATAATGCAGATATTACTACAGAAGGAGAAAAATCAGCAGGAATTTATATAAGTGATAGTGATGTTGTGAATAATGCAAATAAAACAATCACTGTAGATAAAAATAAGTCAGCAGGGATATATGGTAAATTTAAAAATGATAAAGATCACACAATTACAAATAGTGGAATAATTACTTTAGCAACAAGTAATTCTGAAAAAGGAAGTGCAGGAATTTATGGTGAATTGGAATCTGGAGCTACAAAGACACTTTCTATTGGAAATTCAACTGGTTCAATAATAAATGTTGGTATGAAAGAATCGGTTGGGATTTATGCTAAAAATTCTTCAACAAATGGAAAAGGAAATCTAATAGTTGATAATAGTGGTACAGTTATAACTTCAAAAGAAAAATCAGTTGGAATATTTGGTGAGAAAGTTACTGTTGCAAATAATAAAACCATAGAAGTGAATGGACAAGAATCTATTGGAATCTTTGGAGAATTAGGATCAGAAATAAAAAATACTTCAACTAATGAAGGAATTAAAGTTACTGGTGAAAGTTCAACAGGAATGTATGCTACAGGTTTAGGAACAACTGGAGAAAATACAGGGAAAATTGTTTTATCTGGAGAAAGAGCTACAGGAATGGGTGCAGCTGATAGTGCAGTTATAACCAATGAAAAGGAAATTTCTGGAACAGTTAAAAATGTAATTGGAATGTACGGTACAGATAGTGGAACACAAGTTAAAAATAGAAAAGATATTAAGTTATTAAAAGAAAATTCAACAGGAATATTCGCTAAAGACGATGCTGTAGCAGAAAATGAAAGTAATGGAAATATTGAAATAGCAGAAAAAAATTCAGTAGGTATGTTTGGACTTGCAAGTTCTACATCAAAGAAAATAAATTTAACAAATACAGGAACTATAACTTTAAAAGGGAAAGAATCAACAGGAATTTTTGCTAGTAATGCTGAAAGTGCTACTGGAAGTGGTATTTATTCAGGATCAGTTGCTAATTCATCTATAAAAAATACAGGAACTATAACTTTAGATGCTGAAAAGACAGTTGGGATTTATACACCGAAATCTACTATTTCTAAAGTAGGAAATATCACAATGACTAAAAATGCTAATTCATCAGTTGCAGTTTATCTTACTCAAGAAGCAACAGCAGATGGAACAGGTGCTGTAATTAATTTAAATGATAAATCACAAAATCAAGTGGCTTATTATATTAAAGGTAAAGGAACAATATCGAATTCTATTGGAAATATTAATGGTTATGGTGTCGGAGTTTATTTAGATGGAACAGATAATACGGGAGCACCACTTTTAACAGCTACAAAATTGAATGCACCAACTCTTGATTTTGTAAGTGGAAGTACTACGCAAGGAAAAGGAATAATAGGATTAGTATTGAAAGGAAATACTGACATTTCAAGTTACACTAATGGAATAAAAGTAGGAGACACAGATGGTAATTTTTATGCAGTAGGACTTTACACTGATAATCAAGGAACTTCAACAACACCAAAAGCAATTACAACAGCTATCACGACTGGAGCAAATGGAGTAGGATTGATTGCTGAAAATGGAAGTAATCTTGCTTATACTGGAACTATGACTATTGGAGATGGAAAAGATGCTGGAACGGGTATTTATGTTGGAAATAATGGAACAAGTGGGACACCTAATCCTTCAAAAGTGACAGTAACTGGGACAACAATTAATTTAAATGGTTCAAACGGAGTAGGAGCTATAGTAACTACAGATTCTACAGTTAATATAGATGGAACAACAACAATTAATTTCGAAGGTGATGGAGTAGGAGTTTATGGACAAAAAGGAGCTCATGTCACTAATAGTGCTGTATTGAATACAAAAGGACATTCTGTTGAAAGAACGAGAGTTACTGAAGGAAGTTCTATAATTGCAGCAAATTTAACAGGAGCGGCAGCGGCAGATAGTGGAAATATAATTTCACACGTTATAAACGGAGAAACAGTAGTAAATCCAGGAATTACTGTTGAAGCAAAATCTGGAACACAAAATATTATTGGACTTATGGCAGATGGTATTAAAAATCCTAGTCCAACTCATACATCTTGGAAAGGAGATGTTGATTACGAAGCTATAAATGATGGAAAAATTGATTTATCAAATGCAACTACAAGTACTGCAATGTATCTTGATTCTTCAAGAGGAATTAACAAAGACGAAATTGCTGTAGGAAATAAATCTACTGGAATTTATGGAGTTTACAATGATACAACATCAATTTATAGTGATGCAGTAGCTGGAACTAAAAATGAAGGAAAAATCATGACAACTGCTGGTTCTAAGATAAAAATTGGAGATGAATCATCAGCAATTTATGCGATTGATTTTGATAAAGTTGAAAATAATGGAAGCATAACTGGGGGAGATAAATCAGTTGGAATTTTTGCAAAAAATACGACTGGATTATCAACTGCTAAAAATATAGATGTTACAAATACAGGAAATATCACATTAGGAAAAGGATCAGCAGGAATTTACATTACGCCTGAAACTAGAAATAATCCTAATGCAACAGTTGTAAATAGTGGGAATATCACAGTTGGAGATTCAATATTGAATGCGAGTGGAGTTGCTACTTCAACTTCTGTGGGAATTTATGCAACAAATAAAACTAATTTGACAACTACAGGAAATATTACAGTTGGAAATAAAGGGTTTGCATTGTATGGAAATGATTCTAACTTGACTGTAAATGGTGGAAATTATAACTTTGCGAATAGTGGAAGTTTGGCGTACTTAGAAAATGGTTCAGTATTGGATTATAATAATACAGGAACATTGACAACATCTTCAGAACCAATGTTATACATTATTGACAGTAAAGCGAATATGAATAATAACGATATTGTTGTGTCTGCGAATGGAACTGGAGTTTACATGACTGGAAACTCGACTTTCAGTGGATGGAATAACATGACTTTAAATAGTGGATCTACTGGAATTTATGTGGAAAATTCAAAGGCTACGATAGACGGTAAAAATATTACTGGAACGGCTAATAAAGCAAAAGGAATTGTTGCGATAAACTCAGATGTTACGAATAAAGCAAATATGCAATTTAGTGATGATGATTCAATTGGAATTTTCTCAAGAAATAATTCAGGAAGTGCAAAAAATATTGTAAATACTGGAAATATTGATATTACTGGAGAGCGTTCAATCGCAGCATATTTAGAGGGGACATCGGATCAAACATTTGAAAATAGCGGAACAATAAATGTTGATAAAACAACGACTTCTGTGAGAAATGATTCGACAGTAGGAATTTATGCACAAAATGGTTCAAAAATAAATATTAAAAATAGTGGAACAATAAATGTTGGAGAGTCTTCATTTGGAATTTATTCATTAAGTGAAAATGGAAATGTGGAAACAGCTGGAAGTTCAGTAATCAATGTTGCCGATAAAGCAATTGGTATTTACAAAAAAGGTGGAACTGCAAATATTGGTGGAATAATTAATGTTGCGAATCATACAGCTACTGATCCAAATAGTGAACCAGTAGGAATTTACGGATCAAGCGGAGTAACTGTTACAGACACTACAACAAACTTCAATGTTGGAGATAAATCTTACGGTGTAATTTTAGCTAATCCAGGAATTGGAAAAACAAATGTTTACTCAAATTCGGCTTCGTCGAATATAACTTTAGGAAAAGAATCAACATTTATTTACACTGAAGGGGCCTCTAATGTTACAAATAATGCAACAATGACATCTGGAACTAATGATAAGATTATTGCTATTTATGGAAAAGATGGAGCGAATATTGTAAATAACGGAATGATTGACTTGTCGAATGGAATTGGAAACCAAGGGATTCTTGTGACAGGAGCTTCAAATGCAGTAAATAGAGGAGTAATAAAAGTTGGAAAAACAGATAATTCTGATCCAAATAACATTGTTTATGGAATAGGAATGGCAGCAATTAATGGAGCTAGTATTTCAAATGATAGAGATATCTATGTATCAGGACACTTAAGCATCGGAATGTATGGAGATGACAGAGGAACAACACTTAAAAACTCTGGAAATATCTACTTAGATCCATCAAGTGCAACAGCAACTGATAAAATTCAAACAATGATGGGAGTATTCGTAAATAATGGAGCCAAATTTGTAAATACAGGAAATATCACAACAGTTGGTTCATACCACGGAAATAATAATGTTCAAGGACTTGTTGGAGTTGCTGTATTAAATGGAAGTACATTGGAAAATTATGGAAAAATTGATATTGATGCGGATAGCAGTTATGGTGTGTTAATAAAAGGAACTGCAGCAAATAAATCAATCATTAAAAATTATGGAGAAATAAATATTAGTGGTTTAAGATCTTACGGTGTGAGATATGATGCAGATTCTCAAGGAGTTAGTGGAAACTTACCAATTGGAACTGATGCAACACCTGCAAATGTGTTACCAGCATTAAATGGTGGAGTTGGAACAATAACTTCTACAAATGGAGCAAATGATTACTATGCACCAAAAGACCCTAGTAAAACTCTTGCTGGAGTAGGAATTATTCAATTACCAAATGGAAGATTAGCAATCCAAAGAAATGGAGTAGTATTGAACGATAGCCAAGTTCAAACATTCAATTATGCACCACAAACTACTAACTTTGCGTTATCAAACTTTGGAGTTTACGTAGATACTTTAGGAAGAACAAGACCAATTAACGTAAATGGAGCAACAAACATTGGAATTGACAGTGATTTATTAATAGGAACAGAATTTTCAGTACTTACAAATGCAAAAGATGTAATAATTGGAAAACAAATATTACAACCGTTCTTGAATCAAATAAATGCAGGAATATTTAACTTTACACCTTATTCTGCATCATTGACTTGGATGGCAACACCTGAAGTAGATCCGTCTACTCAGCAAATTACTCGTGTTCTTATGACAAAAATTCCTTATACAGCTTTTGTAATGAGAAAATCTAACGAGTACAATTTTACTGATGGATTGGAACAAAGATACGACAAGAATGCACTAGATTCAAAAGAAAAAGAAGTATTCAACAAATTGAATACAATTGGAAATAGTGAAGAAGCATTATTAGTACAAGCTTACGATGAAATGATGGGACACCAATATGCTAATGTTCAACAAAGAATTTTTGAAACAGGAAATATGTTGAATAAAGAGTTTAGATATTTAAGAGATGAATGGGATACTAAATCTAAACAATCTAACAAGATAAAAGTGTTTGGAATGAAAGGCGAGTACAAAACTGATACGGCTGGAATTATTGATTATAGAAATGATGCATATGGATTTGCATACTTACATGAAGATGAAACTGTAAAATTAGGAGAATCTAGCGGATGGTACGCAGGAGCAATTAGAAATAAATTTGATTTCAGCGATATAGGAAAATCAAAAGAAGAACAAAATATGATTAAAGCTGGAGTATTTAAGTCAATGCCACTTGGATATGATAACCATAATAACGAATGGAATTGGACTGTAGCAGCAGAAGGATTTATTGGAAATGCTGAAATGAATAGAAAATTCCTTGTTGTAGATGATATTTTTGAGGCAAAATCTGATTATTATTCTTATGGAGTTGGCTTGAAAAATGAACTTAGAAAAAATATTAGATTGAGTGAAAGAACAAGCCTTTCACCATATGGAAACTTGAAATTAGAATATGGAAGATTTAATGGAATCAAAGAAGATTCAGGACAAGTTCGTTTAGAAGTAAAAGGAAACGATTATTATTCAATAAAACCTGAAGTTGGAGTGGAATTCAAATATAAACAACCAATGGCAGTAAGAACTACATTCACAGCTAAATTAGGACTTGCGTATGAAAATGAATTAGGACAAGTTGGAGATGTAAATAACCAAGCAAGAGTTCGTTACACAACAGCAGATTGGTTCAATATTAGAGGAGAAAAAGACGACAGAAGAGGAAACGGAAAAGTTGACTTGAACCTTGGAATTGAGAATACAAGATTTGGTGTAACAGTAAATGCAGGTTATGATACAAAAGGCGAAAATGTAAGAGGTGGAATTGGATTTAGAGCGATTTACTAA